In a genomic window of Nodosilinea sp. E11:
- a CDS encoding IS110 family transposase, whose product MTELSQAHQWVGIDVSKRTLDVYVRPLGLSVQVANSDSGLRELLQALTAFRCETSLIVLEATGGYQALAARTLMAEGWPAVVVNPRQVRDFARATGRMAKTDKIDAEVLAHFADAIRPEVRAMASEASQHLQDLVTRRQQLVEMMSAEKARQRSARARTGQSIEQHIDWLKQQIQDLDTQIEQLIAQSDQWQRTREILTSVPGIGAVTTGLLLASLPELGQISAKRLASLCGLAPFNRDSGQMRGKRMISGGRATVRTGLYMAALVATRHNPVIRDYYQRLLQRGKLKKVALVACMHKLVIILNAMVEHDTLWQAPACSLPAAT is encoded by the coding sequence ATGACTGAACTATCACAAGCGCATCAATGGGTTGGCATTGACGTATCCAAGCGCACCTTAGATGTGTACGTCCGTCCACTTGGATTAAGCGTTCAGGTGGCCAACAGTGACTCTGGTTTAAGAGAGTTGCTACAGGCGTTAACGGCGTTTCGTTGCGAGACGAGTCTGATTGTGCTGGAAGCGACCGGGGGCTATCAAGCCCTGGCGGCGCGAACGTTGATGGCGGAGGGCTGGCCCGCCGTTGTGGTGAATCCACGTCAAGTGCGTGATTTTGCCCGGGCCACGGGGCGCATGGCTAAAACAGACAAAATTGATGCCGAGGTGTTGGCTCACTTTGCCGATGCCATCCGTCCAGAGGTACGGGCGATGGCGAGTGAGGCCAGTCAACACCTTCAAGACCTCGTCACGCGACGGCAGCAACTCGTCGAGATGATGAGTGCCGAAAAAGCCCGGCAACGCTCAGCACGAGCCAGGACGGGTCAGAGCATTGAGCAGCATATTGACTGGCTCAAGCAACAGATCCAAGACCTCGATACCCAGATTGAGCAGCTCATCGCCCAGAGCGATCAGTGGCAGCGCACCCGCGAGATCCTCACCAGTGTGCCGGGTATTGGGGCTGTGACGACGGGGCTCCTCTTGGCCTCACTCCCCGAGTTAGGACAGATCTCAGCGAAGCGCCTAGCCAGCTTGTGTGGCCTCGCCCCGTTCAACCGCGATAGCGGCCAGATGCGGGGTAAGCGGATGATTAGCGGCGGTCGAGCCACCGTGCGCACAGGCCTCTACATGGCCGCGTTAGTCGCCACTCGCCATAATCCGGTCATTCGCGATTACTACCAGCGCCTGCTGCAGCGGGGAAAACTCAAAAAGGTTGCCCTGGTGGCCTGCATGCACAAACTGGTGATTATTCTCAATGCCATGGTAGAACATGACACCCTCTGGCAGGCTCCGGCTTGCTCCCTGCCCGCCGCCACATAA
- a CDS encoding P-II family nitrogen regulator — MAKPAKKLVIITEKLLLKKVAQIIDEAGATGYTVLETGGKGSRSVRSSGQPSVSDTTSNIKFEVLTENQDMAMKISDRVAAEFFNDYAGIAYICDAEVLYAHQFCGPDGC, encoded by the coding sequence ATGGCCAAGCCAGCCAAAAAGCTCGTGATCATCACAGAGAAATTGCTGCTGAAAAAGGTCGCCCAAATCATCGACGAAGCCGGAGCTACCGGTTATACAGTGTTAGAAACTGGCGGTAAAGGCAGCCGCAGCGTGCGATCGTCGGGGCAACCCAGCGTTTCCGACACGACCTCAAATATAAAGTTCGAGGTGCTCACCGAAAATCAGGATATGGCCATGAAGATTTCGGATCGAGTAGCCGCCGAGTTTTTCAACGACTATGCGGGCATCGCCTATATCTGTGATGCGGAGGTACTGTACGCGCACCAGTTCTGTGGCCCAGACGGCTGTTGA
- a CDS encoding ABC transporter ATP-binding protein: MLSIANLSITFTQYDQGLRRKQLTVITDLDLTVEAGEVVAVVGASGSGKSLLAHALLGILPENAHLSGTMQFQGAPLTPERCRALRGKAIALVPQSVGYLDPLMTVGQQVQRVGRLNGLSAGAARVAVDRTFARYELPATTRQRYPFQLSGGMARRVLVSTAVVTQADLVIADEPTPGLHPDVVTETLNHLRELAQGGRGVILITHDIEAALQVADRVAVFYAGTTVEIAAAKDFATGNLRHPYTQALWRSLPQNEFVPVPGNQPSPEQLPGGCLFSDRCPWVTAECRQDRPASRLVRQGWVRCIHAEG, from the coding sequence ATGCTCTCCATCGCCAACCTCAGCATCACCTTCACCCAGTACGACCAGGGGCTGCGCCGCAAGCAGTTGACGGTGATTACTGATCTAGATTTGACCGTAGAGGCCGGGGAAGTGGTGGCGGTGGTCGGGGCCAGCGGGTCGGGGAAGAGCCTCTTGGCCCATGCCCTACTGGGGATCTTGCCGGAGAACGCTCACCTGAGCGGGACGATGCAGTTTCAGGGGGCACCCCTGACCCCAGAGCGGTGTCGAGCGCTGCGGGGCAAGGCGATCGCGCTGGTGCCTCAGTCGGTGGGTTACTTAGACCCATTGATGACGGTGGGTCAGCAGGTGCAGCGGGTGGGGCGATTGAATGGGCTGTCAGCAGGGGCGGCTCGGGTGGCGGTCGATCGCACCTTTGCCCGCTACGAGTTGCCCGCCACGACCCGGCAGCGCTACCCGTTTCAGCTATCGGGGGGAATGGCGCGGCGGGTGCTGGTCTCAACGGCGGTGGTGACCCAGGCCGACTTGGTAATTGCCGATGAGCCGACGCCAGGGCTGCACCCTGATGTGGTGACCGAGACCCTCAACCACCTGCGGGAACTGGCCCAGGGTGGGCGGGGAGTGATTTTGATTACCCACGATATTGAAGCAGCGCTTCAGGTGGCCGATCGGGTGGCGGTGTTCTATGCGGGCACTACGGTGGAGATTGCGGCGGCTAAAGACTTCGCTACCGGCAATCTGCGCCACCCTTATACTCAGGCGCTATGGCGATCGCTACCGCAGAACGAGTTTGTGCCGGTGCCAGGAAATCAGCCAAGTCCAGAGCAGTTGCCCGGGGGGTGTCTGTTTAGCGATCGCTGCCCCTGGGTCACCGCTGAGTGCAGGCAGGATCGTCCTGCATCACGATTAGTCCGTCAAGGTTGGGTGAGGTGTATTCATGCTGAAGGGTAA
- a CDS encoding class I SAM-dependent methyltransferase has product MNFEPKWNQYYQAVEGRPPRDTLLQALGFYAQATSLPPFAVDLGCGDGRDTAELLRQGWRVLAIDGEPEAIARLRQRSDIDRTGLETRVQRFETLTLPPDVSLINASFCLPFCPPEHFPRLWEEIVLALAPGGRFCGHLFGDQDSWAVYGDMNHHRRDQVDQLLAPFEVEWLEEENHPGRTALGEEKHWHIFNIVARKR; this is encoded by the coding sequence ATGAACTTTGAACCTAAGTGGAATCAGTACTATCAGGCGGTAGAAGGCCGCCCCCCCCGCGACACCCTACTCCAAGCGTTAGGGTTTTATGCCCAGGCCACATCTCTACCGCCGTTTGCAGTCGATCTGGGCTGTGGCGATGGCCGCGACACCGCCGAACTGCTGCGTCAGGGGTGGCGGGTGCTGGCCATTGATGGCGAACCCGAGGCGATCGCCCGCCTACGACAGCGATCGGATATCGATCGCACCGGGCTTGAAACTCGGGTGCAGCGGTTTGAGACGCTCACCCTACCGCCCGATGTCAGCCTGATTAACGCCAGCTTTTGCCTGCCGTTCTGTCCACCGGAGCATTTCCCCCGCCTGTGGGAAGAAATTGTGCTGGCCCTGGCCCCCGGCGGGCGCTTCTGCGGCCATCTTTTTGGCGATCAAGACTCTTGGGCCGTCTATGGGGATATGAACCACCACCGTCGAGATCAGGTAGACCAACTGCTAGCCCCTTTCGAGGTGGAATGGCTAGAAGAAGAAAATCACCCCGGCAGAACTGCCCTGGGTGAAGAGAAACACTGGCATATTTTCAATATTGTCGCCCGCAAGCGGTAG
- a CDS encoding iron-sulfur cluster assembly accessory protein: MTITITELAELRLRTFIRGTPDYTPSRGVRLAVKDGGCNGYEYDIKIANAPKPDDEVVESGSLKVFIDPKSAPLLEGIVVDYIESLLESGFKFTNPNATDTCGCGKSFQAAGDCSPAGVPCS; this comes from the coding sequence ATGACCATCACCATTACCGAACTCGCCGAACTGCGCCTGCGGACCTTCATTCGCGGCACCCCAGACTATACCCCTAGCCGGGGCGTGCGCCTGGCGGTGAAAGATGGCGGCTGCAACGGCTACGAGTACGACATCAAAATTGCCAACGCCCCTAAACCCGACGATGAAGTTGTGGAGTCGGGCAGTCTCAAAGTTTTTATTGACCCCAAAAGTGCCCCCCTGCTGGAAGGCATTGTGGTGGACTACATCGAGAGCCTACTAGAGAGCGGCTTTAAGTTCACCAACCCCAACGCCACTGACACCTGCGGCTGCGGCAAATCCTTCCAGGCGGCGGGCGATTGCAGCCCAGCCGGAGTGCCCTGTTCTTAG
- the modA gene encoding molybdate ABC transporter substrate-binding protein, whose protein sequence is MKRRNFLLLAGTVGLSLAMVRALQALPDPSPSPSPVLVAAAASLQEALQAVATDFEAQHPTIDVTFTFGSSGALQQQIEQGAPVDLFISAGVAQMDALATKGLLVPDSRQTLIGNRLVLIAPAGSAPELKTFQDLSADAFKQIAVGEFRSVPAGQYAEQVLNYLGLLPTVQPKLVYANNVRAVLAAVEAGHAEAGLVYATDAALAPGVRLVATAAPEWHKPITYPIAQLQQATHPEAAQTFAHYLASEAAQAVFADFGFTVWE, encoded by the coding sequence ATGAAAAGACGAAACTTTTTGCTCCTGGCTGGCACAGTCGGGCTCAGCCTGGCTATGGTTAGAGCCCTTCAGGCCCTGCCAGACCCCAGCCCCAGCCCCTCCCCCGTGCTGGTCGCGGCAGCGGCTAGTCTCCAAGAAGCCCTCCAGGCGGTAGCAACCGACTTTGAGGCCCAGCATCCCACCATTGATGTCACTTTCACCTTCGGCTCCTCCGGGGCCTTGCAACAGCAGATCGAACAGGGTGCCCCCGTGGACCTATTCATTTCGGCGGGGGTCGCCCAGATGGATGCCCTGGCGACTAAGGGGCTGCTGGTGCCCGACAGCCGCCAAACCCTGATTGGCAATCGCTTGGTGCTGATTGCCCCCGCCGGGTCGGCCCCGGAGCTTAAGACGTTTCAAGATCTGTCCGCCGATGCTTTTAAGCAGATCGCCGTTGGGGAATTTCGCAGTGTGCCCGCTGGACAGTACGCCGAACAGGTGCTCAACTATCTAGGCCTGTTGCCCACAGTGCAGCCCAAGCTGGTGTATGCCAACAACGTGCGGGCGGTGCTGGCCGCCGTCGAGGCGGGCCATGCGGAGGCGGGCCTGGTCTACGCCACCGATGCGGCCCTAGCCCCTGGGGTCAGACTAGTGGCCACCGCTGCCCCCGAGTGGCACAAACCCATTACCTACCCGATCGCCCAATTACAGCAGGCCACCCACCCCGAGGCAGCCCAGACCTTTGCCCACTACCTGGCCAGCGAGGCGGCCCAGGCAGTATTCGCCGACTTTGGCTTTACGGTTTGGGAGTAA
- a CDS encoding flavodoxin codes for MATIGLFYGSTSGVTEEIAEKIRDAIGEDNCDLYSMEADFDDVDDLLKYDYLILGCSTWGAGELQNDWREPMFDMEMDKPDFSGKTIALFGPGDCEGHSKHFVGALGLMYDQFKALGATIVGAVSADDYSFEKSTAIRDGKFVGLPLDEVNESEKTDDRIANWLEILKADFPAIA; via the coding sequence ATGGCAACCATTGGACTGTTCTACGGCAGCACCTCCGGCGTCACCGAAGAAATTGCTGAAAAAATCCGGGATGCGATCGGTGAAGACAATTGCGATCTCTACAGCATGGAAGCTGATTTTGACGATGTAGATGATCTGCTCAAGTACGACTACCTGATTTTGGGTTGCTCTACTTGGGGCGCGGGCGAGTTGCAAAACGACTGGCGCGAACCGATGTTTGACATGGAAATGGACAAGCCCGACTTTTCGGGTAAAACCATTGCCCTGTTTGGCCCCGGCGACTGCGAAGGCCATAGCAAGCATTTTGTCGGGGCTCTGGGCCTGATGTACGACCAGTTCAAAGCGCTGGGTGCCACCATCGTGGGGGCCGTTTCGGCGGATGATTACTCCTTTGAAAAATCCACCGCCATTCGCGATGGCAAATTTGTCGGCCTGCCCCTCGATGAGGTGAACGAAAGCGAGAAAACCGACGATCGCATTGCCAATTGGCTAGAGATTCTGAAGGCGGATTTTCCGGCGATCGCCTAA
- a CDS encoding ferrous iron transport protein A, giving the protein MFSGFTISGASLQVLNVGDRGTISRFTRTDPSTLSHLQSLGLDQGKAIAVTQRYPNFMVSTEDGHLTLPPSLVSVIYVRLTGPT; this is encoded by the coding sequence ATGTTTAGCGGTTTTACGATTTCGGGAGCGTCGTTGCAGGTGCTCAATGTGGGCGATCGCGGCACCATTTCCCGCTTCACCCGTACCGATCCATCGACCCTTTCCCATCTGCAATCTCTGGGGTTGGATCAGGGCAAAGCGATCGCTGTCACCCAGCGCTACCCCAATTTTATGGTCAGTACCGAAGATGGCCATTTGACCCTACCGCCATCGCTGGTTAGCGTGATCTATGTGCGTTTGACAGGCCCAACCTGA
- a CDS encoding 2Fe-2S iron-sulfur cluster-binding protein, producing MTTTYQVRLINKKRNIDITIPVDEDTYIIDAAEENDIELPFSCRSGACSSCVGKLVEGEINQDDQSFLDDDQIAKGFIVLCSSYPRSDCTIKTHMEAYLV from the coding sequence ATGACTACAACCTATCAAGTTCGACTGATCAACAAAAAGCGCAATATCGACATCACCATTCCGGTGGATGAAGACACCTACATCATTGATGCGGCGGAAGAAAATGATATTGAGTTGCCCTTCTCCTGCCGGTCGGGGGCTTGCTCTAGCTGCGTCGGCAAGCTGGTGGAAGGCGAGATTAATCAAGACGATCAATCCTTCTTAGACGATGACCAAATTGCTAAGGGTTTCATTGTGTTGTGTTCGTCCTATCCGCGATCGGATTGCACGATTAAGACCCATATGGAAGCGTATTTGGTGTAA
- the modB gene encoding molybdate ABC transporter permease subunit, with translation MPTDLSPLWISLRVASLATLIAFFTGVAVAYWMLGDRGPGKSLLEGIFVAPLVLPPTVVGFLLLLVFGRNGPLGQLLQSLGMRIIFTWYGAAIAATVVAFPLMYRTALGAFEQIDPALLQVARTLGAREGRIFWRILLPLAGPGLLAGLTLSFARALGEFGATLMVAGNIPGRTQTMPMAIYFAVEAGAMAEAWGWVAIILTVSLSGILAANVWQGQQRRGGKSEKQKTKNEGSLSAGQLVEEHGLPAVHCFANAPYRPTPSPSQEGNWTIPNPQSPIYNSHRPTPSPSHEGNRTPNTGHRTPNTEHPLLIHPSTHPPLSPSLSVTIHKPLATFPLDTAFTAGADALGLLGSSGSGKSMTLRCIAGVETPERGQIVLNGRVLFDSDRGINLPSYQRRVGLLFQTYALFPHLTIAENIGFGLQHLPRVERSQRVSIWLGAMQLQGLGDRYPQQLSGGQQQRVALARALAPEPEVLLLDEPLSALDTYLRSQVEQQLIATLAGYQGVTLFVTHNLEEVFRVCPQIMVMAAGRAVAAGNRHQVFEQPGSAIAAQITGCKNIARATPASATTIDVPAWGCTLEASGPIPQNLTHVGFRAHHIELVEGCDRPNTFPAWVMAASETPHRITLFLRLQPPSSNGDRNPHSSVNIPCDQVYPLQAELFREKWQALEQNPMPWYVYLAPEKLLLLSDDELIVATD, from the coding sequence ATGCCCACCGACCTCTCTCCTCTCTGGATCTCCCTCAGGGTTGCCAGCCTGGCGACCTTGATTGCCTTCTTCACCGGCGTTGCCGTCGCCTACTGGATGCTGGGCGATCGCGGCCCTGGCAAATCGTTACTGGAAGGCATCTTTGTTGCGCCGCTGGTGCTGCCGCCGACGGTGGTGGGGTTTTTACTGCTGCTGGTGTTTGGCCGCAATGGTCCCCTGGGGCAGCTGCTGCAATCTCTGGGAATGCGGATCATCTTTACCTGGTACGGGGCGGCGATCGCAGCGACGGTGGTAGCGTTTCCGCTGATGTATCGCACCGCGTTGGGAGCCTTTGAGCAGATTGACCCGGCCTTGCTACAGGTGGCGCGCACCCTGGGGGCCAGGGAGGGGCGGATTTTCTGGCGAATTTTGCTGCCGCTGGCGGGGCCGGGGCTGCTGGCGGGGCTGACGCTCTCCTTTGCCCGCGCCCTGGGGGAGTTTGGCGCGACGCTGATGGTGGCGGGGAATATTCCGGGCCGCACCCAGACTATGCCAATGGCGATCTATTTTGCGGTGGAGGCGGGAGCGATGGCCGAAGCCTGGGGCTGGGTGGCGATCATTCTGACGGTGTCGCTGTCGGGAATTTTGGCCGCAAATGTCTGGCAGGGACAGCAGCGGCGGGGAGGCAAGAGCGAAAAACAAAAAACAAAAAACGAAGGTTCCCTGTCTGCGGGTCAGTTGGTTGAGGAACATGGCTTACCAGCGGTGCATTGCTTCGCTAATGCACCTTACAGACCCACCCCTAGCCCCTCCCAAGAGGGGAATTGGACAATCCCAAATCCGCAATCGCCAATCTACAACTCCCATAGACCCACCCCTAGTCCCTCCCATGAGGGGAACCGAACACCGAACACCGGACACCGAACACCGAACACCGAACACCCCCTACTCATCCACCCATCCACCCATCCACCCCTTTCCCCTTCCCTCTCCGTCACGATCCACAAGCCCCTCGCCACCTTCCCGCTGGATACAGCCTTCACCGCTGGCGCTGACGCCTTGGGCCTTCTCGGCTCCTCTGGGTCGGGCAAGTCGATGACGCTGCGGTGCATTGCCGGGGTAGAGACGCCCGAGCGGGGGCAGATTGTGCTGAATGGACGGGTGCTGTTTGACAGCGATCGCGGCATTAACCTGCCCAGTTACCAGCGGCGGGTGGGGTTGTTGTTTCAGACCTACGCGCTGTTTCCCCACCTCACCATTGCTGAGAATATTGGCTTTGGCTTGCAGCATTTGCCTAGGGTGGAGCGATCGCAGCGAGTGAGCATCTGGCTGGGGGCGATGCAGTTGCAGGGGCTGGGCGATCGCTACCCGCAGCAGCTCAGTGGTGGGCAGCAGCAGCGGGTGGCCCTGGCCCGCGCCCTGGCCCCAGAACCAGAGGTGCTACTACTGGATGAACCCCTCTCGGCCCTCGATACCTACCTGCGCAGCCAGGTGGAGCAGCAGTTGATCGCCACCCTAGCGGGGTACCAGGGGGTGACGCTGTTCGTCACCCACAACCTGGAGGAGGTGTTTCGGGTGTGCCCCCAGATCATGGTGATGGCGGCGGGCCGAGCGGTGGCGGCAGGCAATCGCCACCAGGTGTTTGAGCAGCCGGGGAGTGCGATCGCAGCTCAGATCACCGGCTGCAAAAATATCGCTAGGGCTACTCCAGCTTCGGCAACCACAATTGACGTACCCGCCTGGGGCTGCACCCTTGAGGCATCTGGCCCCATCCCCCAAAACCTCACCCATGTGGGGTTTCGCGCTCACCACATTGAGCTAGTAGAGGGTTGCGATCGCCCCAATACCTTTCCTGCCTGGGTAATGGCCGCCAGCGAAACGCCCCACCGCATCACCCTGTTTCTCAGGCTCCAGCCGCCATCCAGTAATGGCGATCGCAATCCTCACTCCTCCGTCAATATCCCCTGTGACCAGGTATACCCGCTACAAGCAGAGTTATTCAGAGAGAAGTGGCAAGCTCTAGAGCAAAACCCGATGCCCTGGTATGTCTACTTAGCCCCTGAGAAGCTTCTACTACTCAGTGATGACGAACTCATCGTGGCTACGGACTAA
- a CDS encoding ABC transporter ATP-binding protein, with protein sequence MLKGNGLWFRYGAHLPWVVQDRSLSVAPGQVVGLMAPSGYGKTTLGKLLAGYLAPTRGQITLDEQPLPTRGYCPVQLVFQNPELAVNPRWRIDRILREGHPPQMHHLDALGIHPGWLTRYPHELSGGELQRVAIARVLNRQTRYLIADEMTAMLDANTQALIWQVILEFARQNQVGVIAISHDKPLLERLCHGDQSTQVDRGPAKPGLNHRILDLAGDPVQTHDTSLERVL encoded by the coding sequence ATGCTGAAGGGTAATGGGCTTTGGTTTCGCTACGGGGCTCATTTGCCCTGGGTGGTGCAAGATCGTTCGCTGTCGGTGGCCCCAGGGCAGGTCGTGGGGCTGATGGCCCCATCGGGCTACGGCAAAACCACCCTGGGCAAGCTGCTGGCAGGCTATTTGGCCCCCACACGCGGCCAGATCACCCTGGATGAACAGCCACTCCCCACCCGTGGCTATTGCCCGGTGCAGCTTGTTTTTCAGAACCCAGAACTGGCAGTGAACCCCCGCTGGCGCATCGATCGCATCTTGCGCGAAGGGCACCCGCCCCAGATGCACCACCTCGATGCCCTGGGCATTCACCCCGGCTGGCTAACCCGCTACCCCCACGAGCTGAGCGGGGGAGAGTTGCAGCGAGTCGCGATCGCCCGGGTGCTCAACCGCCAGACCCGCTACCTGATTGCCGACGAAATGACGGCGATGCTAGACGCCAATACCCAGGCTTTGATCTGGCAGGTGATTCTAGAGTTTGCCCGCCAAAATCAGGTGGGGGTGATCGCCATTAGCCACGACAAACCCCTACTAGAGCGGTTGTGCCACGGCGATCAAAGCACTCAAGTAGACCGTGGCCCCGCCAAGCCGGGCTTAAATCATCGCATTCTAGACCTGGCTGGCGACCCGGTCCAAACCCATGACACTAGCCTGGAAAGGGTGCTTTAA
- a CDS encoding molybdopterin-binding protein produces the protein MPRKSQGWITFQASEDERKILDDYCQRTQRSKTDILRELVRSLEQRQSDTAVPESPAPFASDREAQEFLQVQRDFAISARNLLRGKIAAIAIDGVNAELTLAVAPGVELVAIITVSSVERMRLAVGKEVYAVVKSNSVMIAAIAP, from the coding sequence ATGCCGCGAAAAAGCCAAGGCTGGATCACGTTTCAAGCCTCTGAGGACGAGCGCAAAATTCTTGACGACTATTGCCAGCGCACCCAGCGCAGCAAAACCGATATTCTGCGGGAGCTAGTACGCAGTCTGGAGCAGCGACAGTCTGATACCGCCGTGCCAGAGAGTCCTGCGCCGTTTGCCAGCGATCGCGAAGCCCAAGAGTTTTTGCAGGTGCAGCGCGATTTTGCCATCAGCGCCCGCAACCTGCTGCGGGGCAAGATCGCTGCGATCGCCATCGATGGCGTCAACGCCGAACTCACCCTGGCCGTCGCCCCCGGTGTGGAGCTAGTGGCAATCATCACCGTGTCGTCGGTGGAACGCATGAGGCTGGCCGTGGGCAAGGAGGTCTATGCCGTGGTCAAGTCTAACAGCGTGATGATCGCGGCGATCGCGCCCTAG
- a CDS encoding sodium-dependent bicarbonate transport family permease, protein MDFLSDFLARFGAQLQSPTLGFLIGGIVIAALGSELAIPDAIYKFIVFMLLIKVGLTGGMAIRNASLAEMLLPALFAMVTGIVIVLIGRYVFAKLPGIRVVDAVATGGLFGAVSGSTMVAGITVLEGQGLEYEAWAGALYPFMDIPALVTAIVVASIYTSRQKREKYLKNEKYLGKEEYIGMQPVAAGGAAIDQPVAAGGYSTSDQRSSGGYSGESGGSSGGYAKGPGGASSNRVKIWPIVKESLQGSALSALLLGLALGILTRPESVYESFYDPLFRGLLSILMLIMGMEAWARANELRKVAQWYALYAFVAPFLHGFIAFGLGMVAHYATGFSAGGVALLAIIAASSSDISGPPTLRAGIPSANPSAYIGASTAIGTPVAIALCIPLFVGLAQAMTGG, encoded by the coding sequence GTGGATTTCTTGTCTGATTTTTTAGCGAGATTTGGGGCGCAGTTGCAGTCGCCGACGCTCGGCTTTTTGATTGGCGGTATCGTCATTGCCGCTCTCGGTAGCGAACTGGCCATTCCCGATGCAATCTATAAGTTCATCGTTTTCATGCTGCTGATCAAAGTCGGTCTGACCGGCGGCATGGCCATTCGCAATGCTAGCCTGGCGGAAATGCTGCTGCCCGCGCTGTTCGCCATGGTGACGGGAATCGTGATCGTGCTAATTGGGCGCTACGTGTTTGCCAAACTGCCGGGCATCCGAGTCGTGGATGCCGTTGCGACCGGAGGCTTGTTCGGTGCCGTGAGTGGTTCTACCATGGTCGCCGGCATCACGGTACTGGAAGGGCAAGGCCTCGAATACGAAGCCTGGGCCGGTGCCCTCTATCCTTTCATGGACATTCCGGCGCTGGTGACGGCGATCGTCGTAGCCAGCATCTATACCAGCCGGCAGAAGCGCGAAAAGTATCTCAAAAACGAGAAATATCTCGGCAAAGAGGAGTATATCGGGATGCAGCCGGTTGCCGCAGGCGGGGCTGCCATCGACCAACCGGTTGCCGCCGGTGGGTATTCCACCAGCGATCAACGCAGTTCTGGCGGGTACTCAGGCGAGTCGGGCGGTAGCTCAGGCGGGTATGCCAAGGGGCCAGGCGGTGCCTCTAGTAACCGAGTCAAAATTTGGCCCATCGTGAAGGAAAGCCTCCAGGGATCTGCCCTGTCGGCACTGCTGCTCGGTCTCGCCCTCGGCATTCTCACCCGGCCTGAAAGTGTCTACGAGAGCTTCTACGATCCCCTCTTCCGTGGTCTGCTTTCGATTCTGATGCTGATCATGGGTATGGAGGCCTGGGCAAGGGCCAACGAGCTGCGCAAGGTAGCTCAGTGGTACGCCCTCTACGCCTTTGTGGCACCCTTTCTGCATGGGTTTATTGCCTTCGGTCTTGGCATGGTTGCCCACTATGCAACGGGGTTCAGTGCTGGCGGCGTCGCACTCTTGGCCATCATTGCTGCCTCCAGTTCAGACATCTCAGGGCCGCCCACCCTGCGGGCTGGCATCCCGTCGGCTAATCCATCCGCCTACATCGGTGCGTCTACGGCCATTGGCACACCCGTTGCGATCGCCCTCTGCATACCGCTCTTCGTTGGGCTGGCCCAGGCCATGACAGGTGGCTAA
- a CDS encoding ABC transporter permease, whose translation MTTTAPVSTPVLRSQGSRRQRTLWGIALCALVLLAIIVSPWVIGDSGLSPVLIQRNQPPSFAHPFGTDWLGRDMLSRSLHGMSLSLQVGLLAAGISALIGTGLGLAAGTLGGWIDAVITWIVDVFFSLPHLVLLILIAFAVGGGTQGVIIAVALTHWTSLARVIRAEVLQVTSSDYVHLSRRFGQSSLWIARHHMVPHVIPQLLVGLILLFPHAILHEAALSFIGIGLSPHIPAIGIILAESMRHLSTGYWWLGVMPGLLLLLSVKAFDWLGENVRSLLDPKTSQG comes from the coding sequence ATGACTACTACAGCTCCGGTTTCAACCCCGGTTCTACGCTCCCAAGGCAGTCGGCGACAACGGACCCTCTGGGGCATTGCCCTCTGTGCCCTGGTGCTGCTGGCCATCATCGTCAGCCCCTGGGTAATCGGCGACAGTGGCCTCAGCCCGGTGCTGATTCAGCGCAACCAGCCGCCGTCTTTTGCTCATCCCTTCGGTACCGACTGGCTGGGTCGAGATATGCTCAGCCGTTCGCTCCACGGCATGTCGCTGAGTTTGCAGGTGGGCCTGCTGGCGGCGGGCATCAGCGCCCTGATTGGCACCGGTCTGGGCTTGGCGGCGGGCACCCTCGGCGGCTGGATCGATGCCGTCATCACCTGGATTGTCGATGTTTTCTTCAGCTTGCCCCACCTGGTGCTGCTGATTTTGATCGCCTTTGCGGTGGGGGGCGGCACCCAGGGTGTGATTATCGCCGTGGCCCTGACCCACTGGACCAGCCTGGCGCGGGTGATTCGCGCCGAAGTATTGCAGGTGACCAGTTCTGACTATGTGCACCTGTCTCGCCGCTTTGGCCAGTCGTCGCTGTGGATTGCCCGCCACCACATGGTGCCCCACGTGATCCCACAGCTGCTGGTGGGGCTAATTTTGCTGTTCCCCCACGCGATTTTGCACGAGGCAGCGCTGTCGTTTATTGGCATTGGCCTGTCGCCCCACATTCCGGCGATCGGCATTATTTTGGCCGAGTCAATGCGCCACCTCTCGACCGGCTACTGGTGGCTGGGGGTAATGCCGGGGCTGCTGCTATTGCTCTCGGTCAAAGCCTTCGACTGGCTGGGGGAAAATGTGCGATCGCTGCTCGATCCGAAGACGAGTCAGGGGTAG